From a region of the Methanomassiliicoccus sp. genome:
- a CDS encoding glycosyltransferase family 2 protein: MYTADGRFPLSTEIAVIIPAFNEELTIGSVVLRAKMFSDNVIVVDDGSSDRTSETAAMAGAKVLRLEKNSGKAAAVMKGFAELETIEYSVAVMIDADGQHYPEDIPNVIAPIITDEADLVIGSRFMDGTAKVPMYRRVGQKVLDRFTNLGTGQEISDTQSGFRAMSKKGVQNMDFRSSGYSIESAMIMHFVARGLRIREVPINVSYDVPNKHKKNPLSMGVGLINSLILEIGQRRPLLFFGLPGAIMGLAGVGLGMALLTGSAPFGWSWQLTSTLAQSLVYLGALMAVAGLSLSSLSKIIRNQNGIRSERSDLAQMEVVRVETVKR, encoded by the coding sequence ATGTACACGGCCGATGGGAGGTTTCCGCTTTCAACCGAGATAGCGGTCATCATCCCGGCTTTCAACGAGGAGCTGACCATCGGGTCGGTGGTCCTGAGAGCCAAGATGTTCTCGGATAACGTGATCGTGGTCGACGACGGCTCGTCCGATCGAACCTCCGAGACCGCCGCAATGGCTGGCGCGAAGGTACTGAGATTGGAGAAGAACAGCGGCAAGGCCGCCGCGGTGATGAAAGGGTTCGCCGAGTTGGAGACCATCGAGTACTCGGTCGCGGTTATGATCGATGCCGACGGACAGCACTATCCTGAGGACATCCCCAACGTCATCGCGCCCATCATAACCGATGAGGCCGACCTGGTCATCGGCTCCCGGTTCATGGATGGCACCGCCAAGGTGCCCATGTACCGGAGGGTGGGGCAGAAGGTCCTCGACCGGTTCACCAACCTGGGGACAGGGCAGGAGATAAGCGATACCCAGTCCGGCTTCCGGGCCATGAGCAAGAAAGGAGTCCAGAACATGGACTTCCGGTCCTCAGGCTACAGCATCGAGTCGGCCATGATCATGCACTTCGTGGCCCGGGGGCTGAGGATCAGGGAGGTGCCCATCAACGTCAGCTATGACGTCCCGAACAAGCACAAGAAGAACCCCCTGTCCATGGGTGTCGGCCTCATCAACAGCCTGATCCTGGAGATCGGACAGAGGCGGCCGCTGCTCTTCTTCGGGCTCCCGGGAGCAATCATGGGCTTGGCCGGAGTAGGATTGGGCATGGCGCTCCTCACCGGTTCAGCCCCGTTCGGATGGTCGTGGCAGCTGACCTCGACGTTGGCGCAGTCCCTGGTCTACCTGGGAGCGCTCATGGCCGTCGCCGGTCTGTCGCTGAGCTCACTCTCGAAGATCATCCGCAATCAGAATGGTATCCGATCGGAGAGGTCCGATCTTGCGCAGATGGAGGTGGTAAGAGTAGAAACGGTGAAGCGATGA